In Arthrobacter alpinus, a single window of DNA contains:
- a CDS encoding serine protease inhibitor encodes MSSRLAATVLLLSVVAVVAGCAQQQPGGDATGTPPVTATPPTSIPSKTTSPPSSTPSATGIDLTITLTESPEAAPRTFRLVADGSTPAPESTLPDSAAALDAVEQHGEKIFFALPDPNRICTQQYGGPQIAVVTGSFHGREVEATFSRTDGCEISRWQALAPLFGALSGGSGAV; translated from the coding sequence GTGAGCTCCCGGCTTGCCGCCACGGTGCTTTTACTTTCAGTTGTGGCGGTGGTTGCCGGGTGCGCGCAGCAGCAGCCCGGTGGCGATGCCACCGGCACGCCGCCCGTGACTGCAACACCGCCTACGAGCATCCCGTCCAAAACCACAAGTCCGCCATCCAGCACGCCGTCTGCCACAGGCATCGACCTGACCATCACGTTGACGGAATCGCCAGAGGCTGCCCCCCGGACGTTCCGGCTAGTTGCTGACGGTTCGACTCCGGCGCCGGAGTCAACGTTGCCGGATTCCGCGGCCGCCCTGGATGCTGTGGAGCAGCACGGTGAGAAAATCTTCTTCGCGTTGCCCGATCCCAATCGCATCTGCACCCAGCAATACGGTGGGCCGCAGATCGCTGTGGTCACCGGTTCGTTCCATGGCCGCGAAGTGGAGGCCACCTTCAGCCGGACCGACGGCTGTGAAATTTCACGCTGGCAGGCGCTGGCACCCTTGTTCGGCGCTTTGTCAGGCGGAAGCGGGGCGGTCTAG